GCAAGGCCGCAGGCCGCGGCTTGCAAGACCTGGGCCCGGCCCATTTCCCCCCCTTCCGCCGTTACGAAGGAATTGAGGGACATATTCTGCGCTTTGAAGGGGGCCACCCGCAGCCCGCGCCGGGCCAGCAGGCGGCAGAGGGCCGCCGTAAGCAGGCTTTTGCCCGCGTTGGAGCAGGTGCCCTGAAACATCAGGGCCGGGGGCAACCCGGCCCGGCCCGGCGACAAAAAACGGGATTGCGGCATGGGGATTCCAGTGTGGTGCGAGCTTTTCCCCAGTGTAGCTTTTGCGGCTCCGGGCCACAAGCCGCTGCCCGTCAGGCGTCGCCCTGCGGCTTGCCGTACGCGCCGGGCAGGCGGCCGGGCCGCGCGGGGCTGGGCGTAAAGGGCTGGATGCGGGCGGGCCCCTCCTCCCCCACAGCAGCGGCGGTACGGCCGTAGGCGGCGCTGACCTGGGCCCGGGGCACGCCCGCGGGCGTGGGCGGCAAAATGGGCTGGGCCGTGCGCAGGGTCGAGCCCGGAAGCTGCATGCGGTTGGCGATTTCAGAGGCGGCCCGGCGGGCTTCAGGGGTTTCGATAATCTGGGAGTAAGCGTCGCGCAGCCCGGCAAGGATATGCTCCACGCTGTCCAGCGATTCCAGATCCATTTTGAGGTTGGCGCGCAGCAGGCGGGCGGTGCAGAGCAGGTAGAGGTTATTGAGGTTCACGGCCAGGCTGCCGCC
The nucleotide sequence above comes from Desulfovibrio legallii. Encoded proteins:
- the fliS gene encoding flagellar export chaperone FliS: MNKAAHAYFQTNISTTDQGQLLLMLYDGALKYLHQARDKILAKDYAAKGVLISRVIDIVNELAASLNMEKGGSLAVNLNNLYLLCTARLLRANLKMDLESLDSVEHILAGLRDAYSQIIETPEARRAASEIANRMQLPGSTLRTAQPILPPTPAGVPRAQVSAAYGRTAAAVGEEGPARIQPFTPSPARPGRLPGAYGKPQGDA